A single genomic interval of Paenibacillus sp. J23TS9 harbors:
- the narH gene encoding nitrate reductase subunit beta, whose translation MKIKAQVAMVMNLDKCIGCHTCSVTCKSTWTNRPGAEYMWFNNVETKPGIGYPVRWEDQEKYKGGWMLKKGKLQLKSGSRLSKIALGKIFYNPDMPEMKDYYEPWTYNYEHLTNSGEKKHQPVARPHSAVTGDKMNLEWGPNWEDDLAGAHVTGPKDPNIEKIEEEIQFNFEQAFMMYLPRLCEHCLNPSCVASCPSGAMYKRDEDGIVLVDQEACRGWRYCMTGCPYKKVYFNWKTNKAEKCTFCFPRIEAGLPTVCSETCTGRIRYLGVMLYDADRVQEAASTPDEKDLYEAQCSLFLDPNDPAVIEQARKDGLTEEWIEAAQNSPVYKLAIEYKLAFPLHPEYRTLPMVWYVPPLSPIMNYFEGRDSIENPDMIFPAIEEMRTPIQYLANLLTAGDTVTVKEALQKMAMMRSYMRAESSGTEFDESRLARVGLTTHQMKQMYRLLAIAKYDDRFVVPTSHKESHMDVYRSQGSEGFGSSCSGCGPASPQGKSGKELYEENFYGGIWRD comes from the coding sequence TTGAAGATTAAAGCACAAGTCGCCATGGTCATGAATCTGGATAAATGCATTGGCTGCCACACCTGCAGCGTGACCTGCAAGAGCACCTGGACGAACCGTCCGGGGGCTGAATATATGTGGTTCAATAACGTAGAAACGAAACCGGGCATCGGCTATCCCGTCCGGTGGGAGGATCAGGAGAAGTACAAGGGAGGCTGGATGCTGAAAAAGGGTAAGCTGCAGCTGAAATCCGGCAGCAGGCTGTCCAAAATCGCGCTCGGCAAAATCTTTTACAATCCCGATATGCCTGAAATGAAAGATTACTATGAGCCATGGACATATAACTATGAACATCTGACGAATTCCGGGGAGAAGAAGCATCAGCCGGTCGCCCGTCCACATTCTGCCGTGACCGGTGACAAGATGAATCTGGAATGGGGACCGAACTGGGAAGATGATCTGGCTGGCGCGCATGTGACCGGACCCAAGGATCCTAATATAGAGAAGATCGAAGAAGAAATTCAGTTTAACTTCGAACAGGCATTCATGATGTACCTGCCCCGCCTGTGCGAGCACTGCCTTAATCCTAGCTGCGTGGCATCATGTCCTTCCGGAGCCATGTATAAGCGGGACGAGGACGGCATTGTACTGGTGGACCAGGAGGCCTGCCGCGGCTGGCGGTATTGTATGACAGGCTGCCCTTACAAAAAGGTATATTTCAACTGGAAAACGAACAAGGCCGAGAAATGTACCTTCTGTTTCCCCAGAATTGAGGCAGGACTGCCAACGGTATGTTCAGAAACCTGCACGGGCCGCATCCGGTATTTAGGCGTTATGCTGTATGATGCTGACCGGGTGCAGGAAGCTGCATCCACACCGGATGAAAAGGATTTATATGAGGCGCAGTGCAGCTTGTTCCTAGATCCAAATGATCCAGCGGTTATTGAACAGGCCCGCAAGGACGGTCTGACGGAGGAATGGATTGAGGCAGCTCAAAATTCGCCGGTATATAAACTGGCCATCGAATACAAGCTTGCCTTCCCGCTCCACCCCGAGTACCGGACTTTGCCCATGGTATGGTATGTTCCGCCGCTCAGTCCGATCATGAACTACTTTGAGGGCCGGGATTCGATCGAGAACCCGGACATGATTTTCCCGGCTATTGAAGAGATGCGCACCCCGATCCAGTACTTGGCGAATCTGCTGACGGCAGGTGATACCGTTACCGTGAAGGAAGCCCTGCAAAAAATGGCCATGATGCGCTCTTATATGCGTGCCGAGTCATCAGGTACAGAATTTGATGAGTCGCGGCTCGCGCGGGTCGGTCTGACCACCCATCAAATGAAACAGATGTACCGGCTTCTCGCGATTGCGAAATACGACGACCGGTTTGTGGTCCCTACTTCACATAAAGAAAGCCATATGGATGTTTACCGTTCCCAAGGCTCGGAAGGCTTCGGGTCAAGCTGCAGCGGCTGTGGGCCGGCAAGCCCGCAGGGCAAGAGCGGCAAAGAACTGTACGAAGAAAACTTCTATGGGGGGATCTGGCGTGATTAA
- the narJ gene encoding nitrate reductase molybdenum cofactor assembly chaperone, with protein MINFGKLHEYKDVFGFFAQMLTYPEKLDFHPSVMEESLDSSHPAYASIRTYWELMHEYSMEQIEELYVQTFDFQKKSTLYMTYSKFEEGRERGQMLARLKETYQLFGLDIMSSELSDYLPLMCEFLYAAQWRGHEKEAAESLELMIAVMEDGTYHLLKALEKFKSPYFHLIQGLRETFKACIIQEAAAHEHD; from the coding sequence GTGATTAATTTCGGAAAGCTGCATGAATATAAAGATGTGTTCGGATTTTTTGCCCAGATGCTCACCTATCCGGAAAAGCTGGATTTTCATCCGTCAGTCATGGAGGAGTCGCTGGACTCCTCCCATCCTGCCTATGCATCGATTCGAACCTACTGGGAACTCATGCATGAATACAGCATGGAACAAATTGAGGAGCTGTATGTCCAGACCTTTGATTTTCAGAAGAAGTCTACTTTATATATGACATATTCTAAATTCGAGGAGGGCAGGGAACGTGGGCAGATGCTTGCCAGACTTAAAGAGACGTATCAGCTGTTCGGCCTGGATATCATGAGCTCGGAGCTCTCTGATTACCTGCCCCTCATGTGTGAATTTTTGTATGCTGCCCAGTGGCGGGGACATGAGAAAGAAGCAGCGGAAAGCCTGGAATTGATGATTGCGGTCATGGAGGACGGAACCTATCATCTTCTGAAAGCTTTGGAAAAGTTTAAAAGCCCTTATTTTCATCTCATTCAAGGTCTCCGCGAGACGTTCAAAGCATGCATCATTCAGGAGGCTGCCGCGCATGAGCATGATTGA
- the narI gene encoding respiratory nitrate reductase subunit gamma, protein MSMIDQFLWVIFPYVCVAVFIVGHIYRYRTDQFNWTAKSSEFIEKKKLKLGSLMFHLGIIPVIGGHVAGLGIPESWMEAVGVSDHMYHIGAVYIGSAFGFLTLAGMILLTSRRFTIKNVRQLSTASDMIVNVLLLFIVFMGMYSTLVSNAIQPDFNYRESISVWFRDLFILRPDASLMENVPMSFKIHMLAGFGIFALWPFTRLVHVWSVPLNYAGRRYILYRKHRKYES, encoded by the coding sequence ATGAGCATGATTGATCAGTTTCTGTGGGTCATCTTTCCCTACGTTTGTGTTGCTGTCTTCATAGTCGGCCATATATACCGCTACCGCACAGATCAATTCAACTGGACGGCAAAATCCAGCGAGTTTATTGAGAAAAAGAAGCTTAAGCTGGGCAGCCTGATGTTCCATCTGGGCATCATACCGGTCATCGGCGGTCATGTGGCAGGCCTTGGCATTCCCGAATCCTGGATGGAGGCGGTAGGGGTCAGTGACCATATGTATCACATCGGGGCGGTATATATCGGAAGTGCGTTCGGCTTCTTAACGCTGGCGGGTATGATTTTGCTCACCTCCCGTAGATTTACGATTAAAAATGTCCGCCAGCTCAGCACCGCATCCGATATGATCGTCAATGTTCTTCTGCTGTTTATTGTATTCATGGGGATGTACAGTACGCTGGTTTCCAATGCGATCCAGCCGGATTTCAATTACCGGGAAAGCATTTCAGTCTGGTTCCGGGATCTGTTTATTTTACGGCCTGATGCTTCACTGATGGAGAATGTACCGATGTCTTTTAAAATTCATATGCTTGCGGGTTTTGGTATTTTCGCTCTGTGGCCGTTTACCCGCCTGGTGCATGTGTGGAGCGTTCCGTTGAATTATGCAGGCAGAAGATATATCCTGTATAGAAAGCACCGCAAATATGAATCGTAG
- a CDS encoding sensor histidine kinase encodes MIQMTDEQLSDLLRKMYVNSMEAIFFIDEKGSVVAMNPAAEDILDIEVIERMHAGVDDSFCQTCKGYTDEKDQMACSKCYLDYPKGDFSSFQVYLKTRGEGVVPYAASYHTIDEDRGIRVLMLLDLTKQQKTQEMLQRSNLLKYVIKAQEDERKRISRELHDSVAQELLSSLVDLRVIKYMNVEEDVMRKLQQTEVSLTRLLDDIRHLSVELRPSSLDDLGLEAAFRSHFKWIGKNYGLLVDFSAELSAARYGSEIETVVYRVCQEAVLNALKYSGTDEVHVRLCEENGSLQLTVKDDGAGFNMNYNEAKGTGLGLYGMRERAELVDGQFMLNSAPGEGTTVELRIPLSQDNKREADVR; translated from the coding sequence TTGATTCAAATGACGGATGAGCAATTAAGCGATCTGCTCAGAAAAATGTATGTAAACAGCATGGAAGCTATCTTTTTTATCGATGAAAAGGGCAGTGTGGTCGCCATGAATCCGGCGGCGGAGGACATTCTTGACATCGAAGTGATCGAGCGGATGCATGCCGGCGTGGATGATTCCTTCTGTCAAACCTGTAAGGGCTACACGGATGAAAAGGATCAGATGGCCTGCTCCAAATGTTATTTGGACTATCCGAAGGGGGACTTTTCCTCGTTTCAGGTTTATCTCAAGACTCGCGGCGAAGGGGTTGTTCCTTATGCAGCCAGCTATCATACCATTGATGAGGACCGGGGCATTCGGGTGTTGATGCTTCTGGATCTGACGAAGCAGCAGAAGACGCAGGAGATGCTTCAGCGCTCGAATTTGCTTAAATACGTTATAAAAGCGCAGGAGGATGAGCGAAAGCGAATATCCCGGGAGCTTCATGACAGTGTGGCCCAGGAGCTGCTTAGCTCGCTTGTTGATCTGCGCGTCATTAAGTATATGAATGTAGAAGAAGACGTAATGAGGAAGCTGCAGCAGACCGAGGTCTCCTTGACCCGGCTGCTCGATGATATCCGTCATTTGTCGGTTGAGCTTCGGCCATCCTCATTAGATGATTTGGGACTTGAGGCTGCGTTTCGCTCACATTTTAAATGGATCGGGAAAAACTACGGGCTCCTGGTGGATTTCTCCGCAGAACTGTCTGCAGCCAGATATGGCAGCGAGATCGAAACCGTGGTATACCGCGTGTGCCAGGAAGCCGTGCTGAATGCGCTGAAGTATTCGGGCACGGATGAGGTACATGTCCGGTTATGCGAAGAGAACGGCAGTCTTCAGCTGACCGTCAAGGATGACGGGGCCGGTTTTAACATGAATTACAACGAAGCCAAAGGCACCGGTCTCGGCCTATACGGAATGCGTGAGCGCGCCGAGCTTGTCGACGGCCAGTTTATGCTGAATTCCGCTCCCGGCGAGGGGACAACGGTGGAGCTCCGCATTCCATTATCACAGGATAACAAGAGGGAGGCCGATGTACGATGA
- a CDS encoding response regulator transcription factor yields MKIVIADDHAVVRSGFSMILNYQEDMEVVATAADGIEAYMMVAKHQPDVLLMDLSMPPGESGLIATGKISSDFPGTKILILTMYDDDDYLFHVLKNGASGYVLKNAPDEELVSAIRMVHKGGTYIHPQMATSLVREFIKKDSESADNDPFNSLSKREVEILPLIAKGYGNKEIAEKLFVSVKTVEAHKAKIMEKLNLKSRPELVEYALKKKLLDF; encoded by the coding sequence ATGAAAATTGTCATAGCAGATGATCATGCGGTGGTCCGGAGCGGCTTCTCCATGATCCTGAACTATCAGGAGGATATGGAGGTCGTCGCGACGGCGGCCGACGGCATTGAGGCTTACATGATGGTGGCGAAGCATCAACCCGATGTGCTGCTGATGGATCTCAGTATGCCTCCTGGCGAAAGCGGCCTGATTGCCACCGGTAAGATCAGCAGTGATTTTCCGGGAACAAAAATACTGATATTAACGATGTACGATGATGATGATTACCTGTTTCATGTGCTTAAAAATGGGGCTTCCGGTTATGTGCTCAAAAATGCGCCCGATGAAGAGCTGGTCTCAGCCATCCGTATGGTACATAAGGGAGGTACCTATATCCATCCACAGATGGCGACCTCGCTTGTAAGGGAATTTATCAAAAAGGACAGCGAGAGCGCGGACAATGATCCGTTTAACAGCTTGTCCAAACGTGAGGTTGAGATCCTGCCCTTGATTGCCAAGGGCTATGGCAACAAGGAAATCGCGGAAAAGCTGTTTGTATCGGTTAAGACGGTAGAAGCTCACAAGGCCAAGATTATGGAAAAGCTGAATCTGAAGAGCCGCCCGGAGCTGGTGGAATACGCGCTAAAGAAAAAACTGCTGGATTTCTAG
- a CDS encoding GAF domain-containing protein, translating into MMNQPIFHYQEEIDELRDRFQFDFVSMALVQPAEDRFVLTWQFASGNINERYKRIVLHSGKGIAGIVFKTGKPMLIQNVDTDIESRDLFNYPIIVAEQLKSLGAVPLWDGSRVMGVLLVGYREENRLNKASFDIFQDGLGTAFGAFYAKEVSQP; encoded by the coding sequence ATGATGAATCAGCCGATCTTTCATTACCAAGAGGAAATTGACGAGCTCCGGGACCGGTTTCAATTCGACTTCGTGTCCATGGCATTGGTGCAGCCGGCTGAGGACCGATTCGTATTAACCTGGCAGTTTGCTTCTGGAAATATCAATGAACGTTACAAGCGTATTGTTCTCCATTCCGGGAAAGGAATCGCAGGGATTGTATTTAAGACGGGTAAGCCGATGCTTATTCAAAATGTGGACACGGATATTGAATCGCGGGATTTGTTTAATTACCCCATCATTGTTGCGGAGCAGCTAAAAAGCCTTGGAGCTGTGCCGCTGTGGGATGGTAGTCGTGTTATGGGAGTTCTGCTCGTAGGATACCGCGAGGAAAATCGGTTGAATAAAGCTTCCTTTGACATATTTCAAGATGGGCTCGGAACAGCTTTTGGGGCTTTTTACGCCAAGGAGGTGTCGCAGCCTTGA